The following DNA comes from Bombus pascuorum chromosome 3, iyBomPasc1.1, whole genome shotgun sequence.
ATAGCCCAACTATTAATCATCAATTTATACGTTGAAATAGCGAAACAGTTTCCTACAGTCGATCTCACGTAAGCCTTCGTAACTTTCGTCGAGTACGTGCAacgaaaaaattcatttaataaaattcataaacgAGCTACGCGGAAGTCAAACTGATCGACTCCCATCGAAGGTAAAATCATTTTGTATTTCTGAAAACatgcaataaattatttattatatatcctAGTActaaaatgaagaatttttcaaaaagcGCGGTCGATCAATTTGGTTTCTAAGTCACAGAAATAATCTATCGCTGGAACGTTCACGGAAATTCAACCACCGTTACGCGAGTAACTTCGTGACTATGCTCGGTTAGCCTATTACAAATGAACTCATTTGACGAATCATTCCGACTGATAACACCTCTAAAAGTCAGTTTTCACGTATTGCTTGTTAACGGAATGGAAGCGGAATTGCGTTTACGGCACACGAACGACTTCAAGAAGAAGTTTCAATGGAAAACGCTTAAGCGTAGCCAACCAGCCTGAAATGCGGCGCAAGTTGATTTCCGGCCCGACGGATACTGTCAAACTCTCATGGCTTGGTAGCTGAGTAGCCTTGATGCGTAACACCTCAATTACATCATTATCGAGTCTGTCAGCGCGCTAAAATTATTGCGCCGCCGGCATTCGTTCACTTTCAACGAATTTGTTCAAATGTGCGTCGCGTATTCGCGTAGGTACGTTTAATGTTCGTCCCTTAAGGCGTTCGTGTACGCCCGATTAATCGATAAACTGACCGGCGTTTCCCATAAAAGCGGCAAGCTGACACAGTGAGATAATTGCACAAGGTCAGTCCATTAATCAACATtgacataatggtatataaacACAGAGAAAGATTACGATTCTGATATTTAAACCGGCAACATGATTCTTATCAGaaggaataataataaaataatccttGCTACACGATTGAAGCCAAATTGTCTAAATAAAACCTTCTTCGATGACTCTGACGGACTGAAATGAATTAATTGTACATATACGCAATTATAAATTGTTCCGCCCTGTATTAAATTACACGCTGTTGAAGCATTATTAACGCGACGCGATGATCTCTTTCAATGACCATTAAACGACGTAATGACAGAGacgtttatataatttatagtaatttgctcgatttttttaatgtaaaatataataaagaaaacgtGCGATGGACTAGTAGCGATTGTGCTAAAAGTCAttcaatctttttctttcctccttgaATTCTTCGCAggttttatagaaatattaatatgcgTATATGTGACGAGTCgtgtaaagatattttaacaaaacaaCTTTTTACTGCCTCGAAGCAAGGACATTTGGTGTTGCACGTAAATGCAATTTccgatcgtaaaatatttctatcagTACTCGCAATTTTATTGAGAATGTCTGCTTCTTGTTTAAatgttctttttatcttctcttttttgtGTCTGTTTATGCAAATATCCAAACAAGCTAGTTAGCACAAATGTAACGTAATTCTCAAAAATAAGCATGTAACATTAAACGATATAAGCAAAAGATGAAAATGGAATCTGTTGTTCTCgaaatgatataatttttaaatttagagtTTGCAAAAATAGATAAAGTATTCTAGcatgttcttttatatttactgtaatttaattataaataattataaataatcatatGAATGatgcgatataaatatttaataattttcactaCTTAATAATTctctatatttattgtaatttttatttgctattataattttttctctgCGTAATCACAGAATTAATGCGATAGCTTATAACAAatgatcttttatatttatcttctaGTATCTATTACTTTTTACGAACTTCACTCGCAATTAGATAAagtagtatttttatttttttatagtatgACGATAGTAGTTGACATAAAGTATTTACGTTTTTCCTAGATAGATGTCAACTAAACACAAAGATCAAGGGAAAATGCAGCCTAAAGGACAAATATTGAAAGCAATTCATCGAATAATTGAATTCATTGGCAAATGGATATATACCTTCATTGCATTCTTGAAGGGTCCTGCAGAGTCTCAACCTCCTATAAAGGATCTAACGCTTTTACACAGTGCAACTACTTTAgcattaaaaattcgaaataagcAGGTAAATTCATTGTGTTCTTCCAATACAAATCAGATCTGCTTGCAAATGACTGTAAGATAAATTCTAGAcacttataaaataataaattaaaatgatcaCAATCTCCGTTTATCTGTTAATAAGtctttatatacaaattacaagtGAACACATATGATTACAGTTAACTTCACAAGAAGTGGTACAATCATACATAGAtaggataaaagaaattcaacCAATACTAAATTGTGTAGTGGAAGATCGCTTTGAAGACGCCCTCAAAGAAGCAAAATTGTGTGATGATCTTTTGAAATCTGAGAATGCTCCATCTCCTCAAGTATTAGCTGAAGAAAAACCTTTCTTTGGTGTGCCTTTCACAACAAAGGTAAATCTTACTTCATGAAGTATGCAATAAACATCTTATGAtgattttatatgtatattaaaacaaatgtaaatttttttgaTTACAGGACTGTATTGCAATTACTGGAATGAAACAGACAGCTGGTTTAACACTTCGTAAGAACATTGTTTCTGAACGTGACGCAGAAGCGGTTAGGTTAATGAGGACTGCTGGAGCCATCCCTCTGGCTACAACGAACGTGTCAGAATTAGCCATGTGGTGGGAAACTTCTAACTGTTTATATGGAACTACAAAAAATCCTTATAACACGAGACATATTGTCGGAGGTTCCTCCGGCGGTGAAGGTTGTATACAAGCTGCAGCTGGTTCGCCATTAGGAATAGGATCAGATATTGGTGGTTCTATTCGTATACCGAGCTACTTCAATGGACTTTTCGGGCATAAACCTTCTACTGGAATGGTTTCGAATGATGGCCAATACCCGAGTGCACAAAGCGAAGACCAAAACAGATTGTTATCTATTGGCCCTATGTGCAGATACGCACAAGATTTACTGCCTGTTTTAAAGATTCTTGCGAACAAGAACGCAGATATGTTGCATTTGAACGAAAAAGTAGACATTTCGAAACTTAAGGTACGGGTAGAATGTTTATATTACAATCATTGGTCGTATGTAATATGTGataagtatttatttcaatttagttttattatatGGAAGACGACGGTGGTCAATACTTCACGTCTCCAGTT
Coding sequences within:
- the LOC132904875 gene encoding fatty-acid amide hydrolase 2-A isoform X2 is translated as MSTKHKDQGKMQPKGQILKAIHRIIEFIGKWIYTFIAFLKGPAESQPPIKDLTLLHSATTLALKIRNKQLTSQEVVQSYIDRIKEIQPILNCVVEDRFEDALKEAKLCDDLLKSENAPSPQVLAEEKPFFGVPFTTKDCIAITGMKQTAGLTLRKNIVSERDAEAVRLMRTAGAIPLATTNVSELAMWWETSNCLYGTTKNPYNTRHIVGGSSGGEGCIQAAAGSPLGIGSDIGGSIRIPSYFNGLFGHKPSTGMVSNDGQYPSAQSEDQNRLLSIGPMCRYAQDLLPVLKILANKNADMLHLNEKVDISKLKFYYMEDDGGQYFTSPVESEIREAMRKVVQYLEKAHKIKATKIHIKKMKKSIALWMANMSCKDEKDFTYELSNRVGHINLWWEFLKWTLFLSNHTLIALLTATFERFAVKHGSDKHTKLIQESKELYREFQDILGEDGVFLYPTHPTAAPMHYEPLIKPFNFSYTGIINVLGLPATACPLGLNKQGLPIGIQVISGLHQDRLTIAVCEELERGFGGWVPPTIVA
- the LOC132904875 gene encoding fatty-acid amide hydrolase 2-A isoform X1, which produces MSKWRRLFVCFNNTQMSTKHKDQGKMQPKGQILKAIHRIIEFIGKWIYTFIAFLKGPAESQPPIKDLTLLHSATTLALKIRNKQLTSQEVVQSYIDRIKEIQPILNCVVEDRFEDALKEAKLCDDLLKSENAPSPQVLAEEKPFFGVPFTTKDCIAITGMKQTAGLTLRKNIVSERDAEAVRLMRTAGAIPLATTNVSELAMWWETSNCLYGTTKNPYNTRHIVGGSSGGEGCIQAAAGSPLGIGSDIGGSIRIPSYFNGLFGHKPSTGMVSNDGQYPSAQSEDQNRLLSIGPMCRYAQDLLPVLKILANKNADMLHLNEKVDISKLKFYYMEDDGGQYFTSPVESEIREAMRKVVQYLEKAHKIKATKIHIKKMKKSIALWMANMSCKDEKDFTYELSNRVGHINLWWEFLKWTLFLSNHTLIALLTATFERFAVKHGSDKHTKLIQESKELYREFQDILGEDGVFLYPTHPTAAPMHYEPLIKPFNFSYTGIINVLGLPATACPLGLNKQGLPIGIQVISGLHQDRLTIAVCEELERGFGGWVPPTIVA